In a genomic window of Salvelinus fontinalis isolate EN_2023a chromosome 7, ASM2944872v1, whole genome shotgun sequence:
- the LOC129860126 gene encoding uncharacterized protein PF3D7_1120000-like translates to MYSNTSGEAGLDIYSNTSEDSNLPKEDSNLRKEDSNLRKEDSNLLKEDSNLRKEDSNLPKEDSNLPKEDSNLPKEDSNLLKEDSNLLKEDSNLRKEDSNLPKEDSNLPKEDSNLRKEDSNLLKEDSNLRKEDSNLRKEDSNLPKEDRNLRKEDSDLRKEDSDLRKEDSNLRKEDSNLPKEDSNLRKEDSDLRKEDSNLRKEDSNLPKEDSNLPKEDSNLRKEDKDSNLLKEDSNLPKEDSNLRKEDSNLPKEDSNLLKEDSNLRKEDSNLPKEDSNLLKEDSNLRKEDSNLRKEDSNLRKEDSNLCKEDSNLPKEDSNLRKEDSNLPKEDSNLRKEDSNLRKEDSNLPKEDSNLPKEDSNLRKEDSNLRKEDSNLRKEDSNLPKEDSNLPKEDSNLPKEDSNLRKEDSNLPKEDSNLPKEDSNLRKEDSNLPKEDSNLRKEDSNLLKEDSNLPKEDSNLRKEDSNLRKEDSNLCKEDSYNKR, encoded by the exons ATGTACAGCAACACATCAGGTGAAGCAGGTCTCGATATCTACAGCAACACATCAG AGGACAGTAACCTCCCTAAAGAGGACAGTAACCTTCGTAAAGAGGACAGTAACCTCCGTAAAGAGGACAGTAACCTCCTTAAAGAGGACAGTAACCTCCGTAAAGAGGACAGTAACCTCCCTAAAGAGGACAGTAACCTCCCTAAAGAGGACAGTAACCTCCCTAAAGAGGACAGTAACCTCCTTAAAGAGGACAGTAACCTCCTTAAAGAGGACAGTAACCTCCGTAAAGAGGACAGTAACCTCCCTAAAGAGGACAGTAACCTCCCTAAAGAGGACAGTAACCTCCGTAAAGAGGACAGTAACCTCCTTAAAGAGGACAGTAACCTCCGTAAAGAGGACAGTAACCTCCGTAAAGAGGACAGTAACCTCCCTAAAGAGGACCGTAACCTCCGTAAAGAGGACAGTGACCTCCGTAAAGAGGACAGTGACCTCCGTAAAGAGGACAGTAACCTCCGTAAAGAGGACAGTAACCTCCCTAAAGAGGACAGTAACCTCCGTAAAGAGGACAGTGACCTCCGTAAAGAGGACAGTAACCTCCGTAAAGAGGACAGTAACCTCCCTAAAGAGGACAGTAACCTCCCTAAAGAGGACAGTAACCTCCGTAAAGAGGACA AGGACAGTAACCTCCTTAAAGAGGACAGTAACCTCCCTAAAGAGGACAGTAACCTCCGTAAAGAGGACAGTAACCTCCCTAAAGAGGACAGTAACCTCCTTAAAGAGGACAGTAACCTCCGTAAAGAGGACAGTAACCTCCCTAAAGAGGACAGTAACCTCCTTAAAGAGGACAGTAACCTCCGTAAAGAGGACAGTAACCTCCGTAAAGAGGACAGTAACCTCCGTAAAGAGGACAGTAACCTCTGTAAAGAGGACAGTAACCTCCCTAAAGAGGACAGTAACCTTCGTAAAGAGGACAGTAACCTCCCGAAAGAGGACAGTAACCTCCGTAAAGAGGACAGTAACCTCCGTAAAGAGGACAGTAACCTCCCGAAAGAGGACAGTAACCTCCCTAAAGAGGACAGTAACCTCCGTAAAGAGGACAGTAACCTCCGTAAAGAGGACAGTAACCTCCGTAAAGAGGACAGTAACCTCCCTAAAGAGGACAGTAACCTCCCTAAAGAGGACAGTAACCTCCCTAAAGAGGACAGTAACCTCCGTAAAGAGGACAGTAACCTCCCTAAAGAGGACAGTAACCTCCCTAAAGAGGACAGTAACCTCCGTAAAGAGGACAGTAACCTCCCTAAAGAGGACAGTAACCTCCGTAAAGAGGACAGTAACCTCCTTAAAGAGGACAGTAACCTCCCTAAAGAGGACAGTAACCTCCGTAAAGAGGACAGTAACCTCCGTAAAGAGGACAGTAACCTCTGTAAAGAGGACAGCTACAACAAAAGATAA
- the mettl21e gene encoding methyltransferase like 21e: MNPVPTQAVQTEEDAAKAQGVVVDAELAAAIMSRRIIQSLITVEAWEGYTFAEHQIKIKESHDLYGAVMWPSAIVLCYFLDTHRDTYNLLDKNVIELGAGTGLVSVVTSLLGAKVTSTDLPEVLSNLQYNVLRNTRGNCRHAPHVTELSWGKELEQRFPQATCRYDYVFAADVVYCHPYLGELLDTFDHLCQDGTEILWAMRFRLDRENQFVERFQTRFHLDELYDLPSLSIKLYRASRKEMGRRTRSGEAA, encoded by the exons ATGAACCCCGTCCCGACCCAGGCTGTCCAGACTGAGGAAGATGCTGCTAAAGCACAGG GTGTTGTTGTGGATGCTGAGCTGGCGGCCGCCATCATGTCCAGGAGGATCATCCAGTCTCTGATCACCGTGGAAGCGTGGGAAGGATACACCTTCGCTGAACACCAGATCAAGATCAAGGAGTCACATGACCTCTACGGCGCTGTGATGTGGCCCTCG GCCATAGTGCTGTGTTACTTCCTGGATACGCACCGTGACACGTACAACCTGCTGGACAAGAACGTCATCGAGCTGGGCGCCGGGACCGGTCTGGTCTCCGTAGTTACCAGCCTTCTAG GTGCCAAGGTGACGTCCACGGACCTGCCGGAGGTGCTGAGTAACCTGCAGTATAACGTACTGCGTAACACCAGGGGTAACTGTAGACACGCTCCTCATGTCACCGAGCTGTCCTGGGGGAAGGAGCTGGAACAACGCTTCCCTCAGGCTACCTGTCGCTACGACTACGTGTTCGCTGCTGACGTGGTGTACTGCCACCCTTACCTGGGGGAACTCTTGGACACCTTCGATCACCTGTGTCAGGACGGGACAGAGATCCTCTGGGCCATGAGGTTCCGTCTGGACAGAGAGAACCAGTTCGTAGAACGGTTCCAGACCAGGTTCCATCTGGATGAATTGTATGATCTGCCCAGTCTCAGTATCAAACTGTACCGAGCATCAAGgaaggagatggggaggaggacaCGTTCTGGAGAGGCAGCTTAA